In a genomic window of Hymenobacter chitinivorans DSM 11115:
- a CDS encoding class I SAM-dependent methyltransferase: MYSFLTTGNWPDYELIDSGNFEKLERFGKHVLARPEPQAIWDPHLPASEWQRANATFTREKGSQEKGQWKIKPGTPEQWIINYGQDGLKLRFRLGMSSFKHVGLFPEQDPNWQFIYQQTKQRKAAVPRVLNLFAYTGAATLAARAAGADVTHLDSVKQVNFWARDNMEASNLDGVRWLVEDAMKYVQREVKRGNKYQGLILDPPAYGRGPNGEKWQLEDELNEMLKLCQQLLDPADHFFLINLYSLGFSALILDNLVTEIFPKTHQTREIGEIYLHDRGQRKLPLGTFCRFAT; this comes from the coding sequence ATGTATTCTTTTCTGACCACCGGCAACTGGCCTGACTACGAGCTTATCGACTCGGGCAACTTCGAAAAGCTCGAACGATTTGGCAAGCACGTGCTGGCCCGCCCCGAGCCCCAGGCCATCTGGGACCCGCACCTGCCCGCCAGCGAATGGCAGCGCGCCAATGCTACGTTTACCCGCGAAAAAGGCAGCCAGGAGAAAGGCCAGTGGAAAATCAAGCCCGGCACGCCCGAGCAGTGGATTATCAACTACGGGCAGGACGGGCTCAAGCTGCGGTTCCGACTGGGCATGTCCTCGTTCAAGCACGTGGGTTTGTTTCCGGAGCAGGACCCCAACTGGCAGTTTATCTACCAGCAGACCAAGCAGCGCAAAGCCGCCGTGCCGCGGGTGCTGAACTTGTTTGCCTACACCGGGGCCGCCACGCTGGCCGCCCGCGCCGCCGGGGCCGACGTGACCCACCTCGACTCGGTAAAGCAGGTCAACTTCTGGGCCCGCGACAATATGGAAGCCTCCAACCTCGACGGGGTGCGGTGGCTGGTGGAAGACGCCATGAAGTACGTGCAGCGGGAAGTAAAGCGCGGCAACAAGTACCAGGGCCTGATTCTGGACCCGCCCGCCTACGGCCGCGGCCCCAACGGCGAGAAGTGGCAGCTGGAAGATGAGCTCAACGAGATGCTCAAGCTCTGCCAGCAGCTACTCGACCCCGCCGACCATTTTTTCCTGATTAACCTGTATTCCCTGGGCTTCTCGGCCCTGATTCTGGACAACCTGGTGACGGAAATCTTCCCCAAAACGCACCAAACGCGCGAAATCGGGGAAATCTACCTGCACGACCGGGGCCAGCGCAAGCTGCCGCTGGGCACGTTTTGCCGGTTTGCCACCTGA
- a CDS encoding DinB family protein: MKSETSRMYDQLTRAFDGNAWSGPSLLATLQHLTASQAAARPIVQAHSIWEIVLHLTTWIQTVQQRVESRRVTPVTPAQDWPAQPTVLDEELWEATRRELQAAHAQLLELVASLAESDLEMPVGEEPDVEPGPAHSVYVLLHGLAQHNLYHAGQIALLRKALSL, translated from the coding sequence ATGAAGAGTGAAACCTCCCGCATGTACGACCAGCTCACCCGCGCCTTCGACGGCAACGCATGGTCGGGCCCTTCGCTGCTGGCTACCCTGCAGCACCTGACGGCCAGCCAGGCCGCGGCCCGCCCCATCGTGCAGGCCCACAGCATCTGGGAAATCGTGCTGCACCTCACAACCTGGATTCAAACGGTGCAACAGCGCGTCGAAAGCCGGCGGGTAACACCCGTGACGCCGGCGCAGGACTGGCCCGCTCAGCCCACCGTGCTGGATGAGGAGCTGTGGGAAGCAACCCGGCGGGAACTGCAGGCAGCGCATGCGCAGTTGCTGGAGCTGGTAGCTTCCCTGGCCGAGTCGGACCTGGAAATGCCGGTAGGAGAGGAGCCCGACGTGGAACCCGGCCCGGCCCACTCGGTTTATGTGTTGCTGCACGGCCTGGCCCAGCACAACCTGTACCACGCCGGCCAGATTGCCCTGCTGCGCAAAGCCCTAAGCCTGTAA
- the dapF gene encoding diaminopimelate epimerase, whose protein sequence is MTPLTFHKYQGTGNDFVMLDDRAQQFDEHNNRLVRHLCDRRLGIGADGLILLRNHTEYDFEMVYFNADGFVGSMCGNGGRCTVAFAKHLGVIQDKTRFLAADGPHEAHVDAAGLVHLRMQDVHGQQEVEGQGIFLDTGSPHLIRFMPTSSLVDLNVFAEGRAIRYSEQFRDKGTNVNFVETPVAADQPWQVRTYERGVEDETMSCGTGVTAVALAASRRGASSPVHLRTRGGDLHVTFDAKPDGSFTNVYLSGPALRVFGGTIAV, encoded by the coding sequence ATGACCCCGCTTACCTTCCACAAATACCAGGGCACCGGCAACGACTTCGTGATGCTCGACGACCGCGCCCAGCAGTTCGACGAGCACAACAACCGCCTCGTGCGCCACCTCTGCGACCGGCGCCTGGGCATCGGCGCCGACGGCCTGATCTTGCTGCGCAACCACACCGAGTACGACTTCGAAATGGTGTACTTCAACGCCGACGGTTTCGTGGGCTCCATGTGCGGCAACGGCGGCCGCTGCACCGTGGCTTTTGCCAAGCACCTGGGCGTGATTCAGGACAAAACCCGGTTTCTGGCCGCCGACGGCCCCCACGAGGCCCACGTGGACGCCGCCGGCCTCGTGCACCTGCGAATGCAGGACGTGCACGGGCAGCAGGAAGTGGAAGGCCAGGGCATTTTCCTCGACACCGGCTCACCCCACCTCATCCGCTTCATGCCTACCAGCTCCCTGGTCGATTTGAACGTGTTTGCCGAGGGCCGCGCCATTCGCTACAGTGAGCAGTTCCGCGACAAAGGCACCAACGTCAACTTCGTGGAAACGCCCGTGGCCGCCGACCAGCCCTGGCAGGTACGCACCTACGAGCGGGGCGTGGAAGACGAAACCATGTCCTGCGGTACCGGTGTTACGGCCGTGGCCCTGGCCGCTTCCCGGCGCGGGGCCAGCAGCCCGGTGCACCTGCGCACCCGCGGCGGCGACCTGCACGTGACCTTCGATGCCAAACCCGACGGCTCCTTTACCAACGTCTACCTCAGCGGCCCGGCCCTGCGCGTATTCGGCGGCACCATTGCGGTATAG
- a CDS encoding GNAT family N-acetyltransferase gives MLQRGTVTLRALEESDLDFLFALENDPSIWGVSDTLAPVSRFALRQYLQHATADFYEVRQLRLVICADSQAVGTLDLFNFEPLHLRAGIGITIIASARQQGYAQAALELLLGYARHTLRLHQLYCTVAADNTASLRLFEQGGFCQVGVRKEWLRKDFFWQDAVEFQYILDKKSTDSE, from the coding sequence ATGTTGCAGCGCGGAACGGTGACTTTGCGAGCCCTGGAAGAGTCGGACCTCGACTTCCTGTTCGCCCTGGAAAACGACCCTAGCATCTGGGGCGTGTCCGATACGCTGGCACCTGTGTCGCGCTTTGCCCTGCGCCAGTACCTGCAGCACGCCACCGCCGACTTTTACGAGGTACGGCAGCTACGCCTGGTTATCTGCGCCGACAGCCAGGCAGTTGGGACATTGGACTTATTTAATTTCGAGCCTTTGCACTTACGGGCTGGCATTGGTATTACAATAATAGCATCAGCGCGGCAGCAGGGCTATGCGCAGGCTGCTTTAGAACTTTTATTAGGCTATGCCCGCCATACGCTGCGCCTGCACCAATTGTATTGTACCGTGGCAGCCGACAATACGGCCAGCCTGCGGCTGTTTGAGCAGGGTGGCTTTTGCCAGGTAGGGGTGCGGAAAGAGTGGTTGCGCAAAGATTTTTTTTGGCAGGACGCCGTGGAGTTTCAATATATATTGGATAAAAAATCTACTGATAGCGAATAA
- a CDS encoding glycosyltransferase family 1 protein — MWQRPQHLLSRFAQHGRVFYVEEPFFHHDQTAPEFAHFEVKDRQNGVKVLVAHLPVGFSEEENDQFQAKLLTQYFSENNINQYVFWYYTPMALSKSRHFQPVLTVYDCMDELAAFKFAPPKLRELEQELFKKADLVYTGGHSLYEAKSLQHHDAHSFPSSIDKDHFGQARTALPEPADQAGIAHPRIGFFGVVDERLDIELLGQLAEAHPEWQFVIIGPVVKIDPAILPRFANIHYLGGKEYKELPAYLCGWDVATLLFADNESTKFISPTKTPEYLAAGKPVVSTPIRDVVRPYGDLNLVQIAATADEFGQAIAKALVQTKDADWRKRTDDYLATISWDLTWQRMVELMQDKLKHKQ, encoded by the coding sequence GTGTGGCAGCGTCCCCAGCATTTGTTGTCGCGCTTTGCCCAGCACGGCCGCGTATTCTACGTGGAGGAGCCCTTTTTCCACCACGACCAAACGGCCCCCGAATTTGCCCACTTCGAGGTGAAGGACCGGCAAAACGGCGTTAAAGTGCTGGTTGCGCACTTGCCAGTTGGCTTTTCGGAAGAAGAAAATGACCAGTTCCAGGCTAAGCTGCTAACTCAGTACTTTTCCGAGAATAATATAAATCAGTACGTTTTTTGGTACTATACCCCGATGGCGCTCAGTAAATCGCGCCATTTCCAGCCCGTACTTACCGTATACGACTGCATGGACGAGCTGGCAGCCTTCAAGTTTGCCCCGCCCAAGCTGCGCGAACTGGAGCAGGAGCTGTTCAAAAAAGCCGATTTGGTGTACACCGGCGGCCACAGCCTTTACGAAGCCAAAAGCCTGCAGCACCACGATGCCCACTCTTTCCCGAGCAGCATCGATAAGGACCACTTCGGTCAGGCCCGCACCGCGCTGCCCGAACCCGCCGATCAGGCCGGCATTGCCCACCCCCGCATCGGCTTCTTCGGCGTGGTAGATGAGCGCCTCGATATTGAATTATTGGGTCAATTAGCCGAAGCCCATCCCGAGTGGCAATTCGTCATTATTGGCCCCGTAGTCAAGATTGACCCCGCAATACTGCCCCGCTTCGCCAACATTCACTACCTCGGCGGTAAAGAGTACAAGGAACTCCCGGCATATTTATGTGGTTGGGATGTAGCAACGTTGCTCTTCGCCGATAACGAAAGCACGAAGTTTATCTCACCCACCAAGACGCCCGAATATCTCGCGGCCGGTAAACCAGTGGTGAGTACTCCGATTCGTGACGTAGTACGGCCCTACGGCGACCTGAACCTGGTTCAGATTGCCGCCACCGCCGACGAGTTCGGCCAAGCTATTGCCAAAGCTCTGGTGCAGACCAAAGACGCCGACTGGCGCAAGCGCACCGACGATTATCTGGCCACCATTTCCTGGGACCTGACCTGGCAGCGCATGGTGGAGCTCATGCAGGACAAGCTGAAACACAAACAGTAA
- the glf gene encoding UDP-galactopyranose mutase: MFDYLIVGAGFAGSVLAERLATRSNKKVLILDKRNHIAGNAYDHYNEEGILVHKYGPHIFHTNSKEVFEYLSNFTDWRPYEHRVLASVDGQMVPMPINLDTINKLYGLSLNSFEVEQFLESLAEQIPVIKTSEDVVVSKVGRELYEKFFRNYTRKQWGMDPSELDKSVTSRVPTRTNRDDRYFTDTYQAMPLHGYTRMFERMLDHPNISIMLNTDYHDVVDFIPFKEIIFTGPVDEYFDFKFGKLPYRSLEFKHETLNTEKFLAAPVVNYPNEHLYTRITEFKALTGQQHPKTSVVYEYPKAEGDPYYPIPRLENAELYNKYKKLADETPNVHFVGRLATYKYYNMDQVVAQALTLYKKLTDKEKVAEKPTITGSASIMEKLVPRDPAKE; the protein is encoded by the coding sequence ATGTTTGACTATCTCATCGTTGGAGCCGGATTTGCCGGCAGCGTGCTAGCCGAGCGGCTGGCCACTCGCTCAAATAAGAAAGTGCTTATCCTGGATAAGCGCAATCACATTGCCGGCAATGCCTACGACCATTACAACGAAGAAGGTATTCTGGTCCACAAATACGGTCCGCACATCTTCCACACTAACTCTAAGGAAGTATTCGAATACCTTTCCAATTTCACCGATTGGCGCCCCTACGAGCACCGCGTGCTGGCTTCGGTAGACGGGCAGATGGTGCCAATGCCTATTAACCTGGACACCATCAACAAGCTCTACGGCCTCTCGCTGAACAGCTTCGAAGTGGAGCAGTTCCTGGAGTCGTTGGCCGAGCAGATTCCGGTGATTAAGACCTCGGAAGACGTGGTAGTAAGCAAAGTAGGCCGCGAGCTGTACGAAAAGTTCTTCCGCAACTACACCCGCAAGCAGTGGGGTATGGACCCTTCGGAATTGGATAAGTCGGTGACGAGCCGCGTGCCCACCCGCACCAACCGCGACGACCGGTATTTCACTGATACCTACCAGGCCATGCCGCTGCACGGCTACACCCGCATGTTTGAGCGGATGCTGGACCACCCCAACATCAGCATCATGCTCAACACCGACTACCACGACGTGGTCGACTTCATTCCCTTCAAGGAAATCATCTTCACTGGCCCAGTAGACGAGTATTTCGACTTCAAGTTCGGCAAGCTGCCCTACCGCTCGCTCGAGTTCAAGCACGAAACGCTGAACACCGAGAAGTTCCTGGCCGCGCCGGTGGTGAACTACCCCAACGAGCACCTCTACACCCGCATTACGGAGTTCAAGGCCCTCACCGGCCAGCAGCACCCCAAGACCAGCGTGGTGTACGAGTACCCCAAAGCCGAAGGGGACCCTTACTACCCCATTCCGCGCCTCGAAAACGCCGAACTGTACAACAAGTACAAGAAGCTGGCCGACGAAACGCCCAACGTGCACTTCGTAGGCCGCTTGGCAACGTATAAGTACTACAACATGGACCAGGTAGTGGCCCAGGCGCTGACCTTGTACAAGAAGCTCACCGACAAAGAGAAAGTGGCCGAGAAACCCACGATTACCGGTTCGGCTTCCATTATGGAGAAGCTGGTGCCGCGTGACCCGGCCAAAGAATAA
- a CDS encoding family 1 glycosylhydrolase: MEKVEVWGGVECTIRRVGNGYTDQLVSSGHRTRLEDLDAFAELGIRKLRYPILWEQVAPESLDNPDWTWADERMARLRELGIDPIITLLHHGSGPRYTALNKKNFVPLLARFARMVAERYPWIKHYTPVNEPLTTARFSGLYGIWYPHALDDKTFVRIQLNHIKGTRAAMQAIREVTPDALLVQTEDLGKTHCTPKLVDQAEFENNRRWLTYDLLCGKLDQQHPLWNYLRQHGASERELLDLVKKPCPPDILGINHYVTSERFLDENHHYFPAHHLCQSEARVDYADVEAVRVRLVQTAGLHDLLLEAWNRYRIPVAVTEVHLDCTREEQMRWVQYAWDAANQLKEEGVDMRAITIWSLLGAYDWNTLLTQEGAFYESGVFDMRGGKPRPTALFKMVKGLATEGHYNHPLLQGKGWWERDDRFLYHHLSPTSQSTT; encoded by the coding sequence ATGGAGAAAGTAGAAGTATGGGGCGGGGTAGAGTGCACTATTCGGCGGGTTGGCAACGGCTATACCGACCAGCTCGTGAGTAGTGGACACCGCACCCGCCTTGAAGACCTGGATGCCTTTGCCGAACTGGGCATCCGCAAGCTGCGCTACCCAATTCTGTGGGAGCAGGTGGCCCCCGAAAGCCTCGACAACCCCGACTGGACCTGGGCCGATGAGCGCATGGCCCGGCTGCGGGAACTGGGCATCGACCCGATTATTACGCTGCTGCACCACGGCAGCGGCCCGCGCTATACGGCGCTCAATAAGAAGAACTTCGTGCCGCTGCTGGCCCGCTTTGCCCGCATGGTAGCCGAGCGTTACCCCTGGATCAAGCACTACACGCCCGTCAACGAGCCCCTGACGACGGCCCGCTTCAGCGGCCTCTACGGCATCTGGTACCCCCATGCCCTCGACGACAAAACCTTCGTCCGCATCCAGCTCAACCACATCAAGGGCACCCGGGCGGCTATGCAGGCCATTCGGGAAGTAACCCCCGATGCGCTGCTGGTGCAAACCGAGGACCTGGGCAAAACTCACTGCACGCCCAAGCTCGTCGACCAAGCCGAGTTTGAGAATAACCGCCGCTGGCTGACCTACGATTTATTGTGCGGCAAGCTGGATCAGCAGCATCCTTTGTGGAATTACCTGCGCCAGCATGGCGCTTCCGAGCGGGAATTGCTCGACCTGGTGAAAAAGCCCTGCCCGCCCGATATTTTGGGTATCAACCACTATGTGACCAGTGAGCGGTTCCTGGACGAAAACCACCACTATTTCCCCGCCCACCACCTCTGCCAGAGCGAAGCCCGCGTCGACTACGCCGATGTGGAAGCCGTGCGCGTGCGCCTGGTGCAAACAGCCGGCCTGCACGACCTGCTGCTCGAAGCCTGGAACCGTTACCGCATCCCCGTTGCCGTTACCGAAGTACACCTCGACTGCACCCGTGAGGAGCAGATGCGCTGGGTGCAGTACGCCTGGGATGCTGCCAATCAGCTCAAAGAAGAAGGCGTCGATATGCGCGCCATTACCATTTGGTCCTTGCTGGGGGCCTACGACTGGAATACGCTGCTGACCCAAGAGGGAGCCTTTTACGAAAGTGGCGTATTTGATATGCGCGGCGGCAAGCCCCGTCCAACCGCGCTGTTCAAAATGGTCAAAGGCCTGGCCACCGAGGGCCACTATAACCATCCTCTGCTCCAGGGCAAAGGTTGGTGGGAACGGGATGACCGTTTCCTCTACCACCACCTCAGTCCCACCTCCCAATCTACCACCTAA
- a CDS encoding SDR family oxidoreductase, which translates to MKILDLNELNPGPVQPPVQPLLITGANGTLGRAFQRICAIRGIETVALGRKELDITDPQSVERVLTQYNPWAVVNTAGYVKVDEAETDFARCYRENTTGPAILAAACAYRDIPFLTFSSDLVFDGNKSAAYVESDLPRPLNVYGNSKRLAEKDVLHCMSKALVVRTSAFFGPWDDYNFVYHALKAGHQKQAFEAADDVLISPTYVPDLVNVSLDLLIDEECGVWHLANQGSFTWADLARLAADMGGMDTSFVVPKSMRTFGLPAARPVYSVLGSKQGNLLPSVEHRLHGCVHEMLHVLRTTPEEPMAVAS; encoded by the coding sequence ATGAAAATTCTTGATTTAAATGAGCTGAACCCGGGGCCTGTTCAGCCACCCGTCCAGCCCCTGCTCATCACCGGGGCCAATGGTACGCTGGGCCGGGCTTTTCAACGCATCTGCGCCATTCGTGGCATCGAAACCGTGGCACTGGGCCGCAAAGAACTCGACATTACCGACCCGCAGTCCGTGGAGCGGGTTCTGACTCAGTACAACCCCTGGGCCGTGGTCAATACCGCCGGCTACGTGAAAGTGGACGAAGCCGAAACCGACTTTGCCCGCTGCTACCGTGAAAATACCACTGGTCCGGCCATTCTAGCCGCCGCCTGCGCCTACCGCGACATTCCCTTCCTGACCTTTTCCTCGGACCTGGTCTTTGATGGAAATAAGTCGGCGGCTTACGTGGAAAGTGACCTGCCCCGGCCGCTGAACGTGTATGGCAATAGCAAGCGCCTAGCCGAAAAGGACGTGCTGCACTGCATGTCCAAAGCCCTGGTGGTGCGCACCAGCGCCTTTTTTGGCCCCTGGGATGACTATAACTTCGTGTATCACGCCCTCAAGGCCGGCCACCAGAAGCAGGCCTTCGAAGCCGCCGACGACGTACTCATCTCGCCCACCTACGTGCCCGACCTGGTAAACGTGTCCCTGGACCTGCTCATCGACGAGGAATGCGGGGTGTGGCATTTGGCCAACCAGGGCTCTTTCACCTGGGCTGATCTGGCCCGCCTAGCCGCCGATATGGGCGGGATGGATACGTCCTTCGTGGTGCCAAAATCCATGCGCACGTTCGGCTTGCCCGCCGCCCGCCCCGTGTACAGTGTGCTGGGCAGCAAGCAAGGCAACTTGTTGCCGAGCGTGGAACACCGGCTGCACGGTTGCGTGCACGAAATGCTGCACGTGCTGCGTACTACGCCGGAAGAGCCGATGGCCGTGGCCTCGTAA
- the secA gene encoding preprotein translocase subunit SecA — MFDFFGKTVAKIFGTKSDRDLKEIIPYVALVNAEYAKLAQLSDDELRQHTDDVRSRIDAHLKGIDDQIGALHQRIADDPNLDITQKEQVFDQIDALEKQRNKELEVVLLQVLPNAFAIVKETARRYKENGQLVVTATDFDREIAARKSNVTIQGDKAIWANKWLAAGAEITWDMVHYDVQLIGGVALHQGKISEMATGEGKTLVSTLPSFLNALARRGVHVVTVNDYLAKRDSEWNAPLFEFHKITVDCIDKHQPNTDARRKAYAADITYGTNNEFGFDYLRDNMARETSELVQRKHHYAMVDEVDSVLIDDARTPLIISGPVPRGDVHEFYQLKPRIQMLVDAQRKLVQDYLVQARKLIKEGKDGVKEGEGGLMLFRAYRGLPKSKPLIKFLSETGVRAVLQKVENHFLQDNSRMMPEADMPLFFTIDEKNNQIELTEKGIDLITAQGEDPHLFIMPDIGMEIAAIENNKAINNEDKLHQKEQLMADYNEKSERVHTVNQLLKAYTLFERDDQYILTEDGKVKIVDEQTGRVMEGRRYSDGLHQAIEAKENVRVEDATQTYATVTLQNYFRMYHKLSGMTGTAETEAGEFWEIYKLDVVVIPTNRGIQRKDEHDKVYKTVREKYNAVAEEIQTLVKAGRPVLVGTTSVEISELVSRMLKLRSIPHQVLNAKQNQREAEIVAAAGYPGTVTIATNMAGRGTDIKLRETSKESGGLAIIGTERHESRRVDRQLRGRAGRQGDPGSSQFFVSLEDNLMRLFGSDRIAKLMDRMGLEEGEVIQHSMITSSIERAQKKVEENNFGTRKRLLEYDDVMNAQREVVYKRRRNALFGERLELDIWNMIYDVCEDIVTGHKVTGDYEDFKLAIIRVFGYDTYITPQVFGSMQVPALVQKLYDEAMGYYHSKNEHIAGNTLPLVNDLLANNAPYENIAIPFTDGRKQVTAVANLRKAQQNGGHEAIRGMEKVVVLAIIDEAWTKHLRAMDDLKQVVQNAVYEQKDPLLVYKFESFELFKQMIGKVNEETVSFLFKADIPMNQEAGHTDEVEYFVEDELPAPAPAPKLKAQKETSSVSLGAGPEDMGPADVPVAEKQVPVRSQKVANRNDKVSVQYMDGRIVRDVKYKSVEDDLLNERCVLVD; from the coding sequence ATGTTTGATTTTTTTGGGAAGACCGTCGCCAAGATTTTCGGGACCAAATCGGACCGGGACTTGAAGGAGATTATCCCGTATGTGGCACTCGTTAATGCCGAATATGCCAAACTGGCACAGCTATCCGATGATGAGCTCCGCCAGCACACCGACGACGTGCGCAGCCGTATCGACGCGCACCTGAAGGGGATTGATGACCAGATTGGGGCCCTGCACCAGCGCATTGCCGATGATCCAAACCTGGACATCACGCAAAAGGAGCAGGTTTTCGACCAAATTGACGCGCTGGAAAAGCAACGCAACAAAGAGCTGGAAGTAGTGCTGTTGCAGGTGCTGCCCAACGCCTTTGCTATTGTAAAAGAAACGGCCCGCCGTTATAAGGAAAATGGTCAGCTCGTGGTTACGGCCACCGACTTTGACCGCGAAATTGCCGCCCGCAAAAGCAACGTCACCATTCAGGGCGACAAAGCTATTTGGGCCAACAAGTGGCTGGCGGCCGGCGCCGAAATCACCTGGGACATGGTGCACTACGACGTGCAGCTCATTGGCGGCGTGGCGCTGCACCAGGGCAAGATTTCGGAAATGGCCACCGGGGAAGGTAAAACCCTGGTGTCGACGTTGCCCTCGTTCCTCAATGCCCTGGCCCGCCGTGGCGTGCACGTGGTAACGGTGAACGACTACCTGGCCAAGCGGGACTCGGAGTGGAACGCGCCCTTGTTCGAATTCCACAAGATTACCGTGGACTGCATCGACAAGCACCAGCCTAACACCGATGCCCGCCGCAAGGCCTACGCCGCCGACATCACCTACGGTACCAACAACGAATTCGGCTTCGACTACCTGCGCGACAACATGGCCCGCGAAACCAGCGAGCTGGTGCAGCGCAAGCACCACTACGCCATGGTCGACGAAGTGGACTCGGTGCTGATTGACGACGCCCGGACCCCGCTCATCATCTCGGGCCCCGTGCCCCGCGGCGACGTGCACGAGTTCTACCAGCTCAAGCCCCGCATTCAGATGCTGGTCGATGCTCAGCGCAAGCTGGTGCAGGACTACCTGGTGCAGGCCCGCAAGCTCATCAAGGAAGGCAAGGACGGCGTGAAAGAAGGGGAGGGCGGCCTGATGCTGTTCCGCGCCTACCGCGGTCTGCCCAAGAGCAAGCCCCTGATTAAGTTCCTGTCGGAAACCGGCGTGCGGGCCGTGCTGCAAAAGGTGGAAAACCACTTCCTGCAGGACAACTCCCGCATGATGCCCGAAGCCGACATGCCCCTGTTCTTCACCATCGACGAGAAGAACAACCAAATTGAGCTGACCGAAAAAGGTATCGACCTGATTACGGCCCAGGGCGAGGATCCGCACCTGTTTATCATGCCCGACATCGGGATGGAAATTGCGGCCATCGAGAACAACAAGGCCATCAACAACGAGGACAAGCTGCACCAGAAGGAGCAGCTCATGGCCGACTACAACGAGAAGTCGGAGCGGGTGCACACCGTGAACCAGCTGCTGAAGGCCTACACCCTGTTTGAGCGCGACGACCAGTACATCCTGACCGAAGACGGCAAGGTGAAAATCGTGGATGAGCAGACCGGCCGCGTGATGGAAGGTCGCCGCTACTCCGACGGCCTGCACCAGGCTATTGAGGCCAAGGAAAACGTGCGCGTGGAAGATGCTACGCAGACCTACGCCACGGTGACCCTGCAGAACTACTTCCGCATGTACCACAAGCTTTCGGGCATGACGGGTACGGCCGAAACGGAAGCCGGCGAATTCTGGGAAATCTACAAGCTGGACGTGGTGGTGATTCCGACCAACCGCGGCATTCAGCGCAAAGACGAGCACGACAAGGTTTACAAGACCGTGCGCGAGAAGTACAACGCCGTAGCCGAGGAAATCCAGACGCTGGTGAAAGCCGGCCGGCCGGTACTGGTGGGTACGACGTCGGTAGAAATTTCGGAGCTGGTAAGCCGCATGCTCAAGCTGCGCAGCATTCCCCACCAGGTCTTGAACGCCAAGCAAAACCAGCGCGAAGCTGAGATTGTAGCCGCCGCCGGTTACCCCGGCACCGTAACCATTGCCACCAACATGGCCGGTCGGGGTACCGACATCAAGCTGCGCGAAACCTCGAAGGAGTCGGGGGGCTTGGCCATCATCGGTACCGAGCGCCACGAGTCCCGCCGCGTGGACCGGCAGCTGCGGGGCCGCGCCGGCCGCCAGGGCGACCCGGGCTCCTCGCAGTTCTTCGTGTCGTTGGAAGACAACCTGATGCGCCTCTTCGGCTCCGACCGGATTGCCAAGCTCATGGACCGCATGGGTCTGGAGGAAGGCGAGGTCATTCAGCACTCCATGATTACGAGCAGCATTGAGCGGGCTCAGAAGAAAGTGGAGGAAAACAACTTCGGCACCCGGAAGCGCCTGCTCGAGTACGACGACGTGATGAACGCCCAGCGCGAGGTAGTCTACAAGCGCCGCCGCAACGCCCTGTTCGGCGAGCGGCTGGAGCTGGATATCTGGAACATGATTTACGACGTCTGCGAGGACATCGTAACGGGCCACAAGGTGACCGGCGACTACGAGGACTTCAAGCTGGCCATCATCCGCGTCTTTGGCTACGATACCTACATTACCCCGCAGGTATTTGGCTCGATGCAGGTACCGGCCCTGGTCCAGAAGCTCTACGACGAGGCTATGGGCTACTACCACAGCAAGAACGAGCACATTGCCGGCAACACCCTGCCGCTGGTGAACGACCTGCTGGCCAACAACGCCCCCTACGAGAACATTGCCATTCCCTTCACCGATGGCCGCAAGCAAGTAACGGCGGTGGCTAACCTGCGCAAAGCCCAGCAGAACGGCGGCCACGAGGCCATTCGCGGCATGGAGAAAGTAGTGGTGCTGGCCATCATCGACGAGGCCTGGACCAAGCACCTGCGCGCTATGGACGACCTGAAGCAGGTGGTGCAAAACGCCGTGTACGAGCAGAAAGACCCGCTGTTGGTCTACAAGTTCGAGTCGTTTGAGCTCTTCAAGCAAATGATTGGCAAGGTGAACGAGGAAACCGTATCCTTCCTCTTCAAGGCCGACATCCCCATGAACCAGGAAGCCGGCCACACCGACGAGGTAGAGTACTTCGTGGAAGACGAGCTGCCCGCCCCGGCCCCCGCGCCCAAGCTCAAGGCCCAGAAGGAAACGTCTTCGGTGTCGCTTGGCGCCGGCCCCGAAGATATGGGCCCCGCCGACGTGCCCGTAGCCGAAAAGCAGGTGCCCGTGCGCAGCCAGAAAGTAGCCAACCGCAACGACAAGGTAAGCGTGCAGTACATGGACGGCCGCATCGTGCGCGACGTGAAGTACAAGAGCGTGGAAGACGACCTGCTCAACGAGCGGTGCGTGCTGGTTGACTAA